The Mercurialis annua linkage group LG7, ddMerAnnu1.2, whole genome shotgun sequence genome includes the window aaaatgttacatcCTATCCTTTCGCATTTTCTGCATTTTGTAGCCCAAATCCATATTCCGGCAATTTTGATCATACGTGGCATACCGGAGTGGAAGGCCATGTACAACCTGACACATATGCACGGATGCCATGTTTGATCCAAATTAACGGAAAACAGTTTCAGGCCACGAAATGTAACAACGCGAAAGGTTGGGATTTtatatgtaacgttttaaaccatgggattagaacgttacaaacatCACTTATGCGGTAGAATTTAATATGCTAATACCCCTAAATAAAATGTGTCCCAAATGTAAATTAGTGAATAAGCATGAAATACCAGCAGTTCACAGTCACACACCATAAAATCCCTAAATAACACTTAATTATTGCTAATCAATAGTTTTAGAAAGGTATAAAGCATccatctttattttattatcaaacaTGAAAATCAATGATTaatcaactaccaaatattAGCAACCCAATTACATCAGCCACCAAATTCCAAATAAACAGACAACAAAAATGCCTAATATATGCCAGTAACATCAACAATTTTAATCATCATGTCAGACAAAGAAATAattgggttttaattatttccAGCAAATTCATACAGTTAAAATGAGAATCGGCAAATACCCAATTGAACACATAACAAAAGAAATCAGAATCATAAATCAATATATCAACATATcagaatttgaaattaaaattgatataagTTTCAGAAACAATTACTGCATATGAATCacaaaaaaaaggtgaaataaagACCTGATCAGAGGGTTGCTGAGATATAGGGAGAGAGGAGAAGAAAAGtaaagggtaaaattgaaaCGAAGAAGAAAATTTGAGAGAAATGGATAGTGtgtgtattattttttataagtatTTATAAACTCAAAAGTTAGGAAGAATATGATTTTCTAATTTATACCAACTTTATAAGCCATGGAAGGGGaatttcatcaaattttaactaataattgtgttttaatttaatttttttatacacctgtttttaatgttttatttgtaCATATATTTTTCGCAAAAATTACagtatttacttttttttttacgaGACTCATTTTTTCGAGCCGAATTCTAAAATCACGGTAAATTTTGAAATGTAGGCAATCTGCAAGTTTCATATCGGACAATCctaaattataagaataggAGTCCATTTTCAACCACTTTATTTATTGGTAAGAGAATAGCCGGGATTTGGATCTGTATCAATATTATTTAGATAATTGAAGTTTAGATCACTAAATTAAAAATGTGGGGGTAATACCAATGAgcagctcaaatggtataagcgctaagcagcaaactgctagatTTTATTCGATTTTTTCCACAAGCGTTTTTCTCTTcgcaaattattaaaaaaagaaatatgcTGGGGTAATTACAGTACATACTTAATATAATTATGAAAGATATAAAAATACtatgaatataaaaatatggagttaattaaattttaaatataaattagaaaatGGAAGCATGGATCATATTGTGGCTACAACCGCCTTCTCCTTCTTGTGACTTTGTATTGATTGTGTTGTGGGAGATGATGGCAATGGCATTCCCTTCTTATTTGCATACGTGGCAGTTTCATGCTTTTAGATAGGATTGAAAATGAattaggcttaatacatagtttgacccctgaacttgtacccttttacccatctaacctctaaatttaatgactcacctatcgaacctctgaacttgttaaataatccgatttgacccctgaacttgataaatatgtaaatattgaacccttcgtgtccacctgtcacttgaaacattctagaagaaattgtgtacggaggggttcaatgtttacgtatttatcaagttcgggggtcaaatcgggttatttaacaagttcaggggttcgatagatgagacgttaaatttgggggttagatgggtaaaagggtacaagttcaggggtcaaactatgtattaagccaaatgAATTACAAGTTACAACtttcattttaaatattcaTTCCATCTTGTTTAAGAAGGAACAAATACTTTATGAACATAAACtagaaaacaataaatattattgtattttcttattatattcCTATCAATgtagttttataatttatatatagagTAACagctattattttaaaaaaaatgaaataataaaaaaaattatacaaaatggAAGAAAAACTATGATATTGTCTTTTTATATGAAACATTAAAAATTGAgatatatttctttttaaatgagACTGAAGAAATAtacttttatgaaaaatttatttacatgaACTATATCAtatgattaaaatatatttattgaataaaaaGACTAATAAATGggttattgaattttatttaattttgatataaatatgTGTATTTTtctacaattatttttatttttaataaaataaatttcatttgGTCTATTTCTCACCATTGGCTGAATTATTATCACATTTATCTAACGGTGAAATTAACAAAGTATACCGAACATAATATAATTGTAAAgtaatacatttaaaaaaataaatctatctattttttttaaaaaagtagtAGAATTAgtactaaatataaaaatggtCAAACTTCTTTATTTTATGAAGAAAAACTGATAAAAGTAAATACAACTAAAtgtttttttggtaaatgatgattataaaattattatttattaactatattatgttgatttacttaaaaattataaaaacgtaatatttcatttaataatATACTTTAATTGTGTCTTTacagaaacaaaaaaattgaaatttagataaaatagATAATCACTCTTACTTATTCTATTGTTgagaaattatatataatactccaaatttaaatatatttataaaaaaatatctcaacaataacaaataaaaaaaatacttatactTTTAAGATTAGtctgtttttattttagaaCAGTTTTTCTATAATAATACCTAAAATTTTTTACACATtctttaaatggttttaaattttcattttttgcttTGATGAACAAAATATTCTTCGTCCTCTCAAATttacattttctttttaaaatcttctttaacaattttttttctttttttaattaatttttcccctcaatttctaatattttaatattgttttaacgataatttttattttctttgacaCTGGAGCTTATTTTTACGACATATGCAATTTGTTTTGTTCAATGGTAACGGTTTATTCATTATGTGTAAAAAAAACTGcattatataaaagaatatacaaaaattataaaacacaatttccaatattattaaaaagatTTTTTATAAGTCTTTCATGACATATCCTTTTTTCAGAATACGGGTATGAAAATAGTATGTCAATATCATATGAAACTCTTATGGGCATATTACCAACACACACTTTTGTTcctttggcttaatacataatttgacccctgaacttgtacccttttacccatctaacccctaaatttaacgtctcacctatcgaacctctgaagttgttaaataatccgatttaacccctgaacttgataaatatgtaagaattgaacccttcgtgtccacctgtcacttgaaacgttctagaagaaattgtgtacggaggggttaaatctttacgtatttatcaagttcaggggtcaaatcgggttatttaacaagttcgggggttcgataggtgagacgttaagtttggaggttagatgggtaaaagggtacaagttcaggggtcaaactatgtattcagccttTGTTCTTTTGTGTAAAACTGTtcttttgcaaaaaaaattgattttttcgACAAATAATTTGTTCTATACATATTTTTAGATATCGAACTAGAATAAACATTTTTAATTGTAAGCTCAAACAGacatcataaatttatattaaaagtgCGTTTGTcgatttttctttaaaatcacTAGCTTGATAATATATTTGGAGAGAGAAAGATAAAATAGaaaccgtaaaaataaatattggagcaattagtttaaatttgaaactaaaataaataattataattcataAGAATACCAACGATGAACTTTCCTTCCTTGCCATTTTATTTACTTTGGaactatataattaatattttaattacgcAGGATCCATCAAAAAAATCTCTAAATCTCTGTTGTTTTGTTTATTGGTTTATTTGAAAGTGCTGTAACAAGTTGCAGATTGACAATAAAAGTCAAAATGAGCTGAAGGTGATGCAAGATGATGTTGATGCTTATTCTGAATATGCAGGCATTACTCAGTCGTCTTCATCGTCATATTCAGTTCATTATACAATACCAGCTCATGTTACATGGTTAGCTCCTCCTCCGGGGTTCATAAAGCTTAACTATGATGTATATACTTCTCAACTACATCATTGTAGTTTTATAGCAACAGTGGCAAGGGATTCTAATGGCTGTGTTATTGGCCGTTTTCATGCACATTTCAAACATATATGGGATCCTGGAATTTTGGAACTCTTAGCACTATGAGAATCTTTGAACTGGATTGTTCTCTGTTCTTAGAATCATGCCATAATAGAGGGTGACGCTTTTCAGGTCTCACAGGTTATTAATTCGCACAAGATAGTGGATTACAAAACTTGGGGGATTTGTCAAGATGTATGGCGTCTTCAGAGTCGATTTGTAAAATGTTTTGTTCAATATGTGAGTCGTAGGTTTAATGATTTGGCACACGACTTAGTTTATACTGTTAAGTCTTTATTTCTGCAAGCGTTGTAATCTTCCTTTGTACTTTATTATTTCTGATTATCTATCTACTATCTTTTTTCCggaaaaaaagttaatattgTTAATTCTAATCACGAGTTAGGAATTAATGTTTTTTAGTAAGAAAGAATATTTTATGTCATGAGAGAGAGATGGAGGGAAAAAAagaatgtaattaatttttttttctctaaaaaacaACTAGTTTTTATTgttagatataattataaatatttaaataaaaagagtaaaatgagaaaaaatcttaatttttcttattgaaatattttattaggTAAATATATAAAGTATTCATTATTGTTTATCGAGAACTATTGGTTATATTTGGATAGAGTTAATCGAGCTAGGATCTTTTAgttttatactttcaaaaattaaattaaattaaataaatgaaatatacaattttgttacaaaattaaaaaaatttaaaaaaattgattattgaGAAATTTTCAAAGTTCATTAAGCCAAAGGAATTGGTTACTGTTGGTTCCAACTCTGCTAATTGGTACTGCGTCACCTAACGAAATAAATGAAAGGTCcagtaacttttttttataaaaaagattTTCAATATTTACCAATAGTGTAAAGGCTAGACAACAAGCTGCTACATCGTGGAATCAAATTCTACCACAAACGCTTTTCTtactcaattattaaaaaaaatagccaAGCTAgactcaatattttatttaaaaaattcaaactaattaaatattaaaaaatgaagaGTCCTTGCAAGAAATGCAAGATCTTTCAACATTCTGATCGATTAAATCcataaagaaaacataaatcTATCTAGACATTTCCCTCAATCTATCAATGCATAAGCtgatcaaaatttaaaaaagaaaaaagaaaactaCCCTGAAATTCATAACATAGAAAGATCATGCAAATTAATAATACAGTATTATTAACAAAACATGAAAATGTCTAGAGGCAGCAAAATAAATACAGCAAATTAAGCTTATGCAATGCCCTTGAGAGGTGCAGCAACCAGTTCATCTGTTTGCAGCATACCAACACCAGGTTGAGGTTTGCTATCGGTCTCTCCGTCTTCAAAGTAGTCCTCTCGTGCATTATCAGCTAACATAAGCGAAACTAACCAGAAGAGCGTTGAATCAAGAGAAACAAAGGCGCCACCACCCAAAAGACCGGTCTTAGCAGTAGGGCAAGTAGTTTCGGGATTGAGATGAACTCTGCGAGTCAAGTGAAGTTGCTCTGTGATTGTTGGCCATAACAGCAATGTTGCTGCCAATCCTCCGGTAAACCTGAGATTGTCCACACACAAAATGTAATCAGGACATGAAGGAGAAAACAGACATGTATTAGGCACCGGACAAATATGCTTGATCTCAGTAAAGGAACAGAACGGAAGGGGAAAAGAGTAATGCATTCCTCAAAGGACAAACTGATCTCAAAATCAACAATCAATAAGTGAAATGAGTCCATGTATGTTGTAAAACGCTGAAAGGGGAACtgcaaatttactttttttactaGAATAATCAGTTTAAAGTTTCTAATTTTTagaagaatttttaaaaatgacagCAAAATGCCGAAACGTAAGACTCAACAAATTCCCGTGCAGGATGGCAGTTCAAAACAACAATGCTGCAAATTGGAACTCGATGATAGCTTAACAACAGTTCAACCATTGAAGTTCGTTTTTAAAATCATTGCATATGGCATTAACCAAAAGACTACATCAACAAAGGAAAATAATCTTGCCAGCTTTTGCTTCATTAAGCTCAGCATATTTCTGACACTTATGCATGGGCGATTGCCATAATACTTGCTTGTTTTTAACTTGATTCCTGTGTCTCATACTCATTAACCTAATAGCTGGGCGTAACAACACTCGAGCACACAAGAATTTTCCAAATGCATGTGCTTAGAATCAATCTTAACAACAGACACAACGATGCACACACGGAACCCAATTCACCATGTAGGATTCTTAAATTCttcacctaaaaatttctcaaatagaACATACAGGAGCCAACATCATTGAAATTCAACCTTAACAACAAGGAATCCACAACAAAAGACGAAAAAGACAACAAAATAGAAAAGACAAAGTAACTTACAAGGAAATGCTGAAGAATGATGAGAAAGTGGTGCTTCGAAACAACACAGACTGAGGAACAGATTTCCCTTTGTAGGGATAAAACAGAGACAGATATCCGGCCACAGTAGACGCCACAAGAAACGCAAAAGATAGATATCCCAAGGCAACCGTTGGATCAGACGGATACTTGCAAATCACTACACCTTTTCCAGTTATAGGAGTTCCAGCTGCAGGCTATATAAACACACATCCATCCAATCAAAACCAAACAACAATCCAACAATTCAGTTCTGTAAACAAATATAATTCAAGAAATTACCTTCTTGTTTTCAGCCACTATACCAAAAATAAACGAAAGTGCACCCAAAGTTGCAACGATCAGAGACATTTGAGTCACAGAAACCGCCATGACTCGATATTTATCCTCAATAAACTTCCAACAAATCTGCAATCAACCAAAAAGTAACAATTTTCAGTTTTACACttccaaaaatcaaaactttaagGTGTGTTTATACAATCCCATAAATCAATTAAGGTAGAACACAGCAAGGGATAAAATCACTATAGCACGGACACTGACACGGGAAAACAGGACACTTGGACATAGACACAGCGAAACAAAGTTATTCTAAAGTTTCATGTGTCAAAATTGTAGTTTCATGTCTGAAACACCAAAGTGTTCGACATAGGTACCAACTGACTAAGAACAatgaaaataatcaaaacaattatcaatcaATACTTAAAATTTGCGCTAAATTCCAATTAACAAACAGAAAAACACATCAAATTATGCAGTCAATTAAAGTAAGAATCTTTATTCTCACCCTTCAAAACTCAAAACTTTTTTATGAGAACCCAACAAAAcagaatcaaataaaatcaaaaacaagTGACCAAACGATTAAATAAGAACAACCCAGAAAAGAATTGGCATAAAAGATACGAAATTGAcataaaaaacaatcaaaagcCGGCAATAGAGAGTGACATGATCAAAAAAGTTACCTGCTTTGCAGAGAgaaaaagagttaaaaaaatttaaaagatgttTAAAAGAATTTAAGGTAAAGAAGAAGATTGAATGCTTATGTGATGGTGTAGGTGGTTGTTTTTATCTCAAGTTGTGCGAGTTGTAACAACTAAAACTCTAGCCGATTTATTCGAATCTGTAAGAATATTAATAGAGTAATCAACCAATTACATTtgtcattatttaatttttttatctatttttagtattttggATTATTCTTGAATATTTCTTCCCAATTCAAACTCTGTTTCCTTGGGGAATTTGTTTTCTATTAGTTGTCTAAAGCTAATACTACAATCCAATCGATTTTTTCGTGGTAACAATTGTACTTTTTACTAATTTTGTTTGTGAAAAATACAATGTTTATTTATGGATTTGTATGGATTTTCGTCTTCATTCATAGATGAATTTGTCTAGTATatccttttaaatattttttgatgaatctttgcatttaagtgtattttttttatgaatcttTATCTTAAAAATTTAGAGATAAATTGCCTAACATGTTATGAAGAAATTAGATGTCAAGAtactttttctaattaatttatataaaaatatgatttttttaatttatattctatactgtaacttttaaataatttctatttatttttatttttactaactttaaaaaacaaaaattggcTGACAACAActaattttagaaatctaaTAAATGGTCGTTGCCAGATTCTGTTAATCGGTCGCCAAACAACAGTAGTCTACCGTAACTTGATGATCAGTGGTGAATGTATTCAGGGGACAGAAGGGACATTCCGACATTGAACCCCTcatcttaaatatatttttatcaaaaactttgtatattatcttttttttttctttttttatcagATCAAATAGAACTAATTACGTTAGTAGTTAATGGTTAGTCAGAAATGCACTGGAGAGTTTTAGCCACTTGAACTAGATTTCACTAGCAAGACTTTGTACATATCAATTTGTTTGTTTCAATGTAAGTGGGGTCTACTAGTTAtaacttattaaaatatattttttaaacaaatttttatcTCATACAACGGTTGTTTCATGTCACATTTAGATCAAGTCAATGAGCATTCGTGATACAAaatcataaattattatttattgttgggttaaatgcaaattcatacactaACTTTGACCTGAtttacaattacaacataaacttttaaacttggcaatgtcagtaatgAACTTTGCACTTTGCGCAAATCAATATACCGATATTTTTTTGGGATATTTTTGCTGAGCTGGAAGTCGGGATTGCCACGTAGTTTGACAAGTTGAAAAATAAACGGTGTTCcaatttaccaaaaaataaaggTTGATGCATGTTtttgccaaaattttaaaattagtttacgctaaagtttgtgatttcatTTGCAAACGTGTCATATTACGTGGCTGATAACTAGTGATCTTGAATCGTGGCTAGCTCCGATGGACACTTCAAGGCCGTACCTACAAGGCACAAAACAACCGTGAGAAGGGTGCCGGAgggggattccggcaaaccactccgacggtctagtcagtagctgttttagtgagagaaagaataagaagtgaaaagtGGTTGAgagtttagagagagaaagagaattaacctttttacctactttttcctagccttttatactatgtgtgttgttcctctttgtctgggccgacagacCTGATTTTGTTCTCTTTGTCTTGTGCAGATGTTGTCTAAaatgtcagggtacgttctGACAAGTTTGTCGTTGTGTCTGGTTGAGGGTAAACTCGGATGGCACCGAGGCGGTGTACATGGTGTTCGGTTCGGCCGAGATGGTACCTTTTCGTGTGGCGTTCGGTGACCGAGATGGTATGTATGGTGCTCGGTATGACCGAGGTGGTAACTTTACATATCTTGTTTGATGGCCGAGATGGTATATGGTGCTCGGTATGACCGAGGTGGTAACTTTACATATCTTGTTCGGTGGCCGAGATGGTATATGGTGCTCGGTATGACCGAGGTGGTAACTTTACATATCTTGTTCGGTGGCCGAGATGGTATATGGTGTTCTGGTTGATttagttggattggtttcttgtCGTGATCTTCCCGGTTTGTGTGCTATTTCGGGTTTGTTCCTTTGTGttgttatcacaagtcccccccCTGCTtgttcggatatttatgtccgagacTGGTATGGGTTAGTTGGGTCTTTTTGGTTTGCTTTCTTCCTTAGTACGCTTTTTGGACACGTGTCCTCTCTTTAATGACGTTGCTTGACATCTGGTATCCACTAGCACATTTATTGAGGTGCCGTTTCAGTTGCCCTGTTTCGGTTCTTATAAAAagccttttcttttatttgctgattttcttttctctccTTTTGCTCTCGTTTGTCTTTCCTTCGTTGGTGTCTACTTTCGTGTTTTTGAAGATATTCATTAGTAAGTTGCCTATTTTCTTTGGTTTTGATCTTGTTTATTGctatttcttcatcttttttctgtttgttcttcgtgttcttgaGTGTTCTTTCTTCTGGGTTAGTATAGGTGGGTTGTTGAttgtttgattttgtgtttataCTTTTTCAAATAATGTCTTCTGTGGAGGATTCCCAGAATGATTTTGTGGAGATTGTTGATGAGGAGTGTAACTCGGACGGGTGTACTTCGGGGGGAAATAAATCAGAGGCCGAGCCTTCTGACTCGGCCAAGGGGGAGTCCGTTGAG containing:
- the LOC126654470 gene encoding uncharacterized protein LOC126654470, translating into MAVSVTQMSLIVATLGALSFIFGIVAENKKPAAGTPITGKGVVICKYPSDPTVALGYLSFAFLVASTVAGYLSLFYPYKGKSVPQSVLFRSTTFSSFFSISLFTGGLAATLLLWPTITEQLHLTRRVHLNPETTCPTAKTGLLGGGAFVSLDSTLFWLVSLMLADNAREDYFEDGETDSKPQPGVGMLQTDELVAAPLKGIA